The genomic segment ACGGACTCATAGTTGGATGAATCGCTTTCGGCGCATTTTGATTCGCTGGGACAAGTCTGCTGAGAATTACATCGCTTTTCTGCATTTCGCCTGCGCGCTCGTCGCTTTCAGGGCCGCTGGGTTATTAGGATAGGCACTTACCCGCCGGAGATCAATTCCTATGGCGCTTTCAACCTCATTCGCATCGTGGCTGACGGCGCGCACTTCACCTTTTACGCCAACGGCGCTTACCTGGGCGAAGCCGATGACGAAACTTACGCCACCGGCGACATCGGCCTGGCCGCCGGCAACTACGACGAAACCGGCGCAACAGCGCAGTTTGATGATCTGGTCGTTTATCCGGTGAAGTAGCTGGCGCGCTCAGTCTGAGGCCGAGTGAGAAACAAGAAACAGTGCTCGTTGTTCATTGTCTCATTGTTCATTGCTCAGTGTTTTCTGGCGGCTTGCACTGGCTCTTCTCAAACCTCTCAACCCGCTCTCCCAACCTTCACCCCGCGCGGCCTGGCGACGGCCTCGGCCACCATCGAAGGCGCGCCCTTCATTCCCACCTTCACCCCGGTTCCGCTGGGTCAGATGCCCGGCGCGGTCACAACCTACCGCTTTGAAGTAACGCTCGACTACGTGGGCCACCGCGCTCAGGTCATCGAGTCGGTGGAAGCCACCAACGACACCCCGGACACCTGGAACGAGATCGTCTTTCAACTGCCCGAAGCCCTGCGCTCCGAGGCCTTCATCCTCAACAGCCTCACCACCGATGACGGCCAAACCGTAGCCAATGCCATCTATCAACTCACCGTCAACTTGCTTAAAGTGGTCCTGCCCGGCGGCGCGCCGCCCGGCGCAGTGGCGTTCGTCACCATCAATTATGGCCTGGCCGCGCCAGCCATCTCGCTCAACACCCGCCCGCCGCTGGGCAACATCGGTTACACGAGCGACGTGATTCAGTTCATCAACTGGTATCCGGTTCTGGTTCCGTACCGGGCCGGGGCCGGGTGGCGGGCGGTGGGCAGTGGCGTGGCCGACCCGGTCTTCACCGATGTGGCCGCTTACGAGTTGTCGGTGGCGACGGCTGAAAACGTGACGGTGGTGAGCGGCGGGCCACAGCCGCACAAGCCCGGCTTCTGGAAGTTTTCGCTCAAGAGCGCGCGCACGATTGCCTTTGCCGCCAGCGCCCGTTACCAATCACTCTCGCAAACCGAGGGCGGGGTGGCGGTCACTTCTTATTTTTTGCCCGAGCATCAACAGGCCGGCCAGGATGTGCTGACCGCCGCCGCGCAATCGCTGGGTTTATTCAGCGATCGTTTTGGCGCGTATCCTTATTCGACGCTGGTGATTGCCGAGAACGCCTACTTTGGCTCCGCCGCCGCCAGCGGACTGATTCTGCACGCCGGGCAGGGTTATGCCGATTACAACGGTCAACCCGACTCGTTGTTGATTGCCCTGGTTCCGCAAACAACCGCCCGGTTGTGGTGGGGGCAGGTCGTGCAGGGCGATTCGTTTGCCCAACCCTGGCTCAACGAAGCCCTGCCCATGTACGCCGAGCTTCTTTTTATCGAAACGTTTTATCCCGACTTGACAGACTGGTATTGGAGTTCGCGGGTGAACTACTGGCAACCCGAAGGTTTGCTCGACCGCTCGGCCGCCGACTTCACCGACACCGAAGATTATTTGCGTAACCTTCTGCGGCGCGGAGCCTTGTTCCTGCGCGACCTGCGAGCCGCCATCGGCGATGACGCTTTCTTCTCGTTCCTGCAAGACTACTATCGCAACAGCGCCTACCGCACCGTGACCACCGCCGACTTTTTCAATGCTATGCGCCGCCACACGCCCAACGATCTGAATCCGTTGCTGGCTCAATACTTCACTTCCTCGCAACAAATGCCCACGCTCGCGCCCACGTTCACCCCAGCCCCCAGCGACACGCCGCCCGGCCCCACGCCCGTCGTTCACACGGTTGAGGTGGGCGAGAATTTGACCCTCATCGCTCAGCGTTACGGCGTCACGGTCGAGGCCATCGTCCGGGCCAACAACCTTCGCAACGCCGACTCCATTTTCGTCGGCCAGCAGTTGATCATCCCGGCCCCTTAAGAACCAGCCGCCAGACCGGGTAGTAATCTTCGGTCAGTTCAAACCCCACTGCTTTGTACAATGCCAGCGAGGCAACATTATTCTTTTGCGTGTTGACGGTGATTTGGGACAGGCCGCGCTTCTCAAAATGACGGATGAGGTCGGACACGAGCGCCCGCCCGAGGCCCCGGCCCTGACTCTCCGGTTGAACCGCCAGCCGGGCCAGGTGGCCGCCGTGCCGGCCCCCGGTGCTGATCTGGTAACCGATCATCTTTCCACCGGCCTCGGCTACGGTGGCATAATCGGCGTGAGCCAACGCCTGCTCCAGCACGCGAGGCGAGTATTGCCAGGGCGGGTCAAAGGCGGCGGCGTCCACTTTGGCAATGACAGGCAGATCGTTAGCCAGGGCAGGGCGCAGGTGAACGCCGGGCGAGAGGGCCAGAGGCGGTTGCCACGAGGCCGGGAGCCGGATCATGCTCCGCTTGCGGGCAAGCACCACCACGTCCACCAAATGATCGAATCCCCAGCGGGCCAGGTGGGGCGTGAGCCAGTCGTTCACCATCATGCAGGCCACTTGAGCGACTTTCATTTCAATCAAGGTGTTGCGGGTTGTTTGCCACAGGGAATCGAGCGCCGCCGCTTCATCCGTTTTTTCGGCGACGATGGCCAGCCGCAACCAGGCCACCTCAGGCGGGTCGGGCGCGGCCGACATGGCCCCGGCCAGCTTGTCGCCGCTCATCGCAAAATAGAAAGGCCGCGCGCCGAGCCAGGCTTCGGGCGGTTGCCAGTCGAGGTGGGTGTGATAGAAGGGGGTTGAGCGGAGCAGGCGGCTGAGGCTGGACTGATCGTCCGGCAGGGCGGGGCGGGTAAACATGGATAGGTGTCTATATCCCCAACACATTCCTCGCAATCACCAGCCGCTGTATCTCGCTCGTCCCTTCGCCAATCGTCATCAGCCGCTGGTCGCGGTAAATGCGCTCGACCGGGAACTCGGCTGAGTAGCCGTAGCCGCCGTGAACTTGAATGGCGTTGAAGCAGACGCGCTCACAGACTTCGGTGGCGAACAACTTGGCCATGGAAGCGGCGACTGTGTAAGATTGGCCGGTTTCCTTTAGCCAGGCGGCGCGGTAGACCATCAGCCGGGCGGCTTCGATCTCGGTGGCGGCGTCGGCGATCATCCACTGGATGGCTTGATGTTGGGCGATGGGCACGCCGAACGTCTGCCGTTCTTTGGCGTATTTGACTGCGGCCTCGAACGCCGCTTGCGCCAACCCAACCGCCAGCGCCCCGATTCCGATACGACCGCCATCCAGCACCTTGAGCGTTTGGGCCAGCCCTTTGCCTTCCACGCCGAGCAGGTTTTCGCGTGGCACGCGCACTTCGTCGTAAGTGACGGCATGGGTGGGCGAGCCTTTGAGGCCCATCTTCTTTTCAGCCGCGCCGATGTGCAGGCCGGGCGTGTCGGTGGGGACGATGATCAGGCTCAACTTGTCAGGGGCGGTTCGACAGAGAGTGATGATGATGCTGGCGATGGAAGCGTTAGTCGTCCACATCTTCGCCCCGTCAATGATCCACGAGTCGCCTTCGGGCGTGGCTTTGGTCTTCACCCCGCCTGCCAGGTCACTGCCTGCGCCCGGCTCGGTCAGGGCCAGTGAGCCAAGCAGGGGCCGACCCTGTGTGTCGGCCCGGCCCGTTGCCAACGGCCTCAGCCATTTTTCTTTTTGCTCGTGCGTGCCAAAGAGGGCCAGCGGCCCGCAGGCCAGTCCGTTGTGAGCCGCAATCGCCAGCCCGGTCGAACCGCAGCCGCGCCCAAGTTCTTCAATGGCAATCGCCGCGCTCACCGCGTCCACGCCCGCGCCGCCATATTCTTCAGGCGCGTTCAGGCCGAGCAAACCCAGCGGCCCCATCTTGCCGGCGGCTTCCCGGTTGAACCGGGCTTGCTCGTCCACCTCGCGCGCCCGCGACGCTAATTCTTTATCCGCAAACTCGCGAACGATATTGCGCCATTGCCCTTGTTCTTCAGAAAGTTGAAAATCCATCTTGATTCCTTTGACAACGGATTTAACGAATTTAGCGGATGAGTCTTACAACGTCTCCACCAACAACCGCCCCCAATTCCCCCACAGCGGCTCGAAGTCTTCGTCCAGCCATTCTCCGGCTTCTTTGTGAGAGGGATCGACAAAACTGTAGCCGCGTTCAGGCTCGTAGCGGGATAGCGGTTTGACGTGTGCCCACAGCGCCTTGCTTTTCCTGGGCTTGATGATTTCGCCGATGATGGGCATGGCCACCCGGTTCTCGCTCAACGCCCGTTGCAGGTCAGCCGTCGTTGCCCCAAACCGCCAGCGAGCCTTCACGCCATAGCGCCCCAGTTCGTCCACCATGCCCCACGGAAAGGTGGCGTTGTCCGGCAGGCGGCGGATGACGGGCCAGGGCAGAGGGCCGAGCCAGCGCAGGCGCGGGCGATTCATCTCGCGGGCCACGTCCTTGCCGTCCAGAAGCTTTTGATCACGCAAGGCGTTAACTACGATGGCAATCGTGAACGGCGCGCAGTTGTTGCTGTCGTCCTGATATTGATGATATTTGGCGAGCGGGATGGTCAGGGCGGGCATATCGTTTGTCAAACGCCAAACATAAAACGGCTCTACCAGATTGAGTGTGAAAACCCTTAACGCAAAGCCGCTAAGAAATAAACAGGTTTTTCTTTGCGCCCTGGCAACTTTGCGGCTTTGCGTTAAAAAACCCCGTTAAACCCGGAAGAGCCACAATGACCCAAACCGGCTTACACCCGTGGGTTGCCAACGGTGTGCAACAGCACGATGTTGGCCGGCCCCATGTGGCCGATGGGCAAACCGGCGATGAGCACCACTTGTTGACCCGCCGACAGACCGGTTTCGTGAATGAGGGCCTGCTCCACATCCAGAATCATCTCCTCGACCGACGTGGCGGTGGGCACCAGATACGGCTGGACACCCCACAGCATAGCCAGCCGCGGATACGTCTCCGGCTCAGGCGTGAAGGCCAGCACCGGCACGGTGGGCCGTTCTTTGGACAGGATGGAGGCGCTTCGCCCGGTGCGAGTGAAGACGGCGATGGCTTTCACGTCGCGGTCGCGGGCCAGTTCGCGCGCGGCGCGGGCAATTGCCACCGCGTCCACCGAAGTGCTGGTGTGCATCTCCTGAAAGTGCCCCCAGCGTTTCTCCTGCGACTCGGCTTCGTTGGCAATGGTGTCCATCATCTTTACCGACTCCACCGGATACTGGCCGGAAGCCGTCTCCGCCGACAACATCACGGCGTCGGTGCCGTCGAAGATGGCGTTCGCCACGTCCGAGGCTTCGGCGCGGGTGGGGCGCGGGCTGTTGATCATCGACTCCAGCATTTGCGTGGCCGTGATCACAATCTTGCCCTGCATGTTGGCCGCCTCGATAATACGCTTTTGCGCCGACGGCACTTGTTGCGGGCTGAGTTCCACGCCCATGTCGCCCCGCGCCACCATCACCCCGTCGGCGGCGTCGAGAATGGCCGACAGGTTTTCGAGCGCGGCAGGCTTCTCCAGCTTGGCAATGATGGGCGTGTTGTCTTTGGCCGGGTTGATCTTGTGGATGGCCCGGCGCACGTCCATCACGTCCTGCGCCCGCTGGATGAACGAGATGGCAATGTAGTCCACGCCCTGCGACAGGCCGAACGTCAGGTCGCCGCGATCCTTTTCGGTGAGCGGCGGCACGTTGACGAGAATGCCCGGCAGGTTGATGCCCTTGCGTTGCTTGAGCACGCCGCCGTGCGTGATCTCCGTCACCACGTCCGTATCCGACGTGTCTTTGACCCTCAACTCAATATTGCCGTCGTCGAGCAGAATAACATCGTCCGGGTTCAAGTCCCAGGGCAGGCCGCGATAGGTGGTGCTGACGATTTCCTCATTGCCCTCCACGTCGCGAGTGGTGACGGTAAACTCCGCCCCGTCCTTGAGCACAACCGAGTCGTTGCCATTGGCGAACGTGCCAATGCGAATCTTGGGGCCTTGCAAGTCTTGCAGAATGGCGACCGGCTTCTTGAGCTTGGCCGAAGCCTCACGGATATTGGCGACGAGTTGGGCGTGATAGTCGTGCGTGCCGTGCGAGAAGTTAAGCCGGGCCACATTCATCCCGGCATGAATTAGAGCCTCGATCTTGTCCGGCGTGTCGGACGACGGTCCGAGGGTAGCGATAATTTTGGTTTTGCGCATGTTTAACAGAAATCTTTCCAAGTTTGTCGCAATTATACACTTGTGCAGTAACGTAAAATTGCCACCATTCTGAAACATGGCAATTCGCCCGTCGCTTGACACGCTTTCAATTACTATGCTATTCTCGTCGCGCTCCAGGAGGGGCAGAGCGTGAGCGATCATCGTTATTGGATCGGCTTCAACCGCGTCAAAGGCATCGGCCCGGCCAAAGTTCGCGCCTTGCTCGATCACTTTGGCAATCTGGCGTCAGCCTGGCAGGCCAATCGCTTTGACTTGCAAGAGGCCGGCCTCGATAAACGCTCCATCGACTCGCTGGAAGCCGCCCGCAAGGGCATGGACCTTGACACGCTACTGGCCGATGTTGAAAAGGCCGGTTTCAAGTTATTGTGTTGGGACGACGACAATTACCCTCGCCGCCTGCGCGAAGTGCCGAACCCGCCGCCGCTCATCTACGTACATGGCGCGTTTGCCGATCGGGACGATTGGGCCGTCTCTGTGGTGGGAACCCGTCGGGCGACGGCTTACGGCAAAGAAGTGGCGCGTGAACTCGCCGGGGCGCTGGCCGCCGCCGGCGTCACCGTGGTGAGCGGCCTGGCGCGTGGCGTGGACGCCGCCGCTCACGTGGCGGCGTTGGAGGCCGGGGGTCGGACAATTGCCGTGCTGGGTTCCGGGCTGGATAAAATCTATCCCTACGAACACACAACTCTGGCCCGGCAAATCGCAGACAGCGGCGCAGTGATCAGCGACTACCCTCTGGGCACGCCGCCGGAGAGCAACAACTTTCCGCCGCGCAACCGCATCATCAGCGGCCTGGCGCTTGGCGTCATCATCGTCGAAGCGGGCGACGAGTCGGGCGCGCTGATTACGGCTGACTTTGCCGCCGAGCAGGGCCGGGAGGTGTTTGCCGTGCCGGGCAACATCTTCAACCGCACCAGCCGCGGCCCCAACCGGCTGATCCAGGCGGGCGCAAAAATTGTGTTGAGCGCCGAAAACGTGCTGGAAGAACTGAACTTGAAAATGGTTGCTCATCAGGCCGAGGCGCGGGCGCAACTGCCTCTGCTGGAGGGCGCCAATGATAATGAACGCAACCTGCTGTCGCATCTTTCCGCCGAGCCGCTTCACGCCGACGAGTTGAGCGCCCTGGCCAGCCTGCCCATCGCCGCCGTGTCGTCGGCGCTGGCGATGATGGAACTCAAAGGCCTGGTGCGGCAGGTGGGCGGCATGAGGTACGTGGTGGCGCGAGAAGCGCGAGCGCCTTACAAAGTGGAGTGAACACCGAATTCACAATTCGCAATTCACATTGCCCAAATTGTGAATTGCGAATTGTAAATTGTGAATTGATATGTCTTTGCCTTTTTACGCCATCATCATGGCCGGCGGCTCCGGCACGCGGCTGTGGCCGCTCTCGCGGCAGAACCGGCCCAAGCAGGCCATCAAGTTGATCGGCGAGCGCACGATGTTTCAACTGGCGGTGGATCGGCTTTTGCCGATCATGCCGCCGGAGCACATCATCACCGTCACCACCGCCGAACTGGCCGAACAACTTTCGGCGCAAACGCCGAACCTGCCGCGCCGCAACTTCCTCGTCGAACCGGCCGGGCGGGGAACAGCGCCGGTGATCGGGTTGGGGGCGCTGTATGCTCAACACCTGGCTGGCGGCCAAAACGTGGTGGTGGCCTGCCTCACGGCGGATCATTACATCAAAGACGTGACCCGTTTTCAAAACGTCTTACTGGCCGCGGCGGGCGTGGCCGGGCAGGGCCACATTGTCACCCTGGGCATTCAGCCCTCGTTCGCCTCGACGGGCTTCGGCTACATTCAGCGGGGCGAGCCGCTGGAAATGGCGAGCGGCTTTGCCGTATACCAGGCCAAAGCGTTCAAGGAGAAGCCGGACGAGGCCATGGCCGCCGCCTTTCTGGCCGACGGCCTGCACTCGTGGAACTCGGGCATGTTCATCTGGACGACGGAGCGTGTGGCCGCCGAATTTGCCCGCCAACTGCCGGAGACTTCGGCCAGGCTGAACGAAGTGGCCCGGACGTTTGATACGCCGGCGACGGCTGAGACTCTGAACCGCGTGTGGCCGACCGTGCCCAAGCAGACGATTGATTACGGGATCATGGAAGGGGCCGCCGATGTGGCGGTGGTTCCAGTGGACATTGGCTGGAGCGATGTGGGCAGTTGGGCCTCGCTGCTTGACATTCTGGAGCCGGACGAATCGGGCAACGTGTTGATCGGCAACGAGCACCTGACGTTCGACACCACTGGCACGCTCATTCATTCGGATCGGCTGGTGGCGGCGATTGGGCTGAAGAATCTGGTCATCGTCAACACCGACGATGCCCTGCTGGTGTGCCCGCGTGAGCGTTCGCAGGAAGTGCGGCGGGCGGTGGAGAAATTGCAACAGCGCCAGGCGTATCATTATTTGTAGTATTGGAGTTAGAGTGGAAGCATATTGTTTCAAGTGCAAGGCTAAACGAGAAATTCAAAACCCGGTCGCCGGGTTCAATGCCAACGGCGGCCCGGTGACAACCGGCGTGTGCGGTGTGTGCGGCACCAAGATGTATCGCATGGGCAACACCGACGCCCACGCCGGGCTGGAGAAGCCGGTGGTCGAGCGGAGCGAGCGCAAGGCCGCGACAGCGAGCCGCAACGGCTCAAAGCCGGCTCGGGCCGCGAAACGCTCAGGCAAATTGGTCATCGTCGAATCCCCGGCCAAAGCCAAGACAGTGCAGCGCTTTTTGGGCAAGGGCTTTCAGGTCAGGGCCTCGGTCGGCCACATTCGCGATCTTCTGCGCTCGCAGTTGTCGGTGGACGTGGAGAACGATTTTGCGCCGAAGTATCGCGTGCCGAATGAAAAACGCCCGGTGGTCAAAGAGATCAAAAGTCAGGCCGCCACTGCCCAGGAAGTGTATCTCGCCACCGACCCCGACCGCGAAGGTGAAGCGATCTCCTGGCACTTGCTCGAAGCCGCCGAGATCGATCCGCAGATTGTCAAGCGAGTGGTGTTCCACGAAATCACCCAGCCGGCCATCGCCGAGGCCTTTGCCCACCCGCGCCAGATTGACATGCGGCTGGTCAACGCCCAGCAGGCGCGGCGCATCCTCGACCGGCTGGTGGGCTACTCGCTCTCGCCGCTGTTGTGGGCCAAAGTGCGCGGGCGACTTTCGGCGGGCCGGGTGCAGAGCGTGGCTGTGCGCCTGATCGTGGATCGCGAGCGCGAGATTGAAGCCTTTGTGCCGCAGGAATACTGGTCGGTTGAGGCCGAACTACTCAAGGCCGGCGAGAAGTCCAATAAGCATTCGTTCTTCGCCCGGCTGTTACGAATGAACGACAAGGAAGTGGGCCTGGATAAAGACCTGCCGCTGCCCACCGAGGAAAGCGTTCAACCCATTCTGGCCGACCTTGAAAGCGCGGTCTGGCAAGTGATCAAGGTCAAACGCGGCGAGCGACGGCGCGGGCCGTCTGCGCCGTTCACCACCAGCACTTTGCAACAGGAAGCGTCAAAGAAGCTGGGTTACACCGCCAGCCGGACGATGGCGATTGCCCAACAACTTTACGAAGGCATTGACCTGGGCGAGGAGGGGGTGGTGGGTTTGATCACCTACATGCGAACCGACAGCACCAACGTCTCGGAAACGGCGCAAGCTGAAGCTCGCGAGTATATAACCGGCAAGTACGGCGCTGAGTACCTGCCGCCGGAACCGCCGCAATATAAAACGCGGGCCAAGGGCGCGCAGGAAGCGCACGAGGCCATCCGGCCCACTTCGGTTCAGCGCGAGCCGAAAGCGATCAGCACCCTTTTGACGAAAGACCAGTTGAAGCTCTATCAACTGATCTGGCAACGCTTTGTGGCCAGCCAGATGGCGGCGGCCTTCTTCGACACCGTATCAGTGGACATCGAAGCCAAGCACGCCCAGACCTATCTCTTCCGCGCCGCCGGATCCGTCATCAAGTTTTTGGGATTCATGGCGGTGTATGAAGAAGCAAAGGACGAAGATGCCGTCGTCGTTGACCCGGCGGAGGGCGAGGGCAAACGCCTCCCGGAGCTGGCCGACGGCGACCCCCTGCTGGTGGATCACTTTCCAGAGATTGTAGACCTGGGCTTCACGGCCCGGATGGAAGAGGAGCTGGACGAGATCGCCGACGGCGAGCGCGAGTGGGTTCCGGTTCTGCGCGAGTTCTACGAGCCGTTTGCGGCCCAGGTGAAGGCCGCCGAGGCCGACATGCCACAGGTGAATACCGGCCCCGAACTGGTCGGGCGCGATTGCCCGGTGTGCGGCAAGCCGCTGGTCATTCGTTATGGCCGCTACGGCAAGTTCATCGGTTGTTCCGGGTTCCCGGAGTGCCGCCACCTGGAACCCTGGCTGGAGAAGGTGGGCGTGATCTGCCCGAAGGACGGCGGCGACTTGATCGAGCGCAAGACGCGCAAGGGCCGCGTGTTTTACGGTTGCGCCAACTACCCGAACTGCGACTGGACTTCGTGGAAGCGGCCCCTCAAGCAACCCTGCCCGCACTGCAACGGCCTGCTGGTGATTGCTAACAAGACTTCAGCCGTTTGCACCGTGTGCGAAAAATTGACGGCGCTGGACGCGCTGGTGGCTGAACCGGCAGTATAGCCTGGTAACAGCACTGGCTGTCTCTGATCAACGGATTCGATGAATGATGCGGATGTGTTAATCCGTTGAATTCGTCGAATCCGTTGTTCTTTTTTGCCTGGCACGCCAGTTGCATCTTTAGGAATTTTGTGCCATATTACGTGCCCTAACAGACCCGCGTGAGCTTAGAGGCTGTATTGAAATGGCGAATTGTCAATTCGCCCTACAGAAGCTTAGGCTTACCGTTGAATTGCTGGAGAGTGGAAAATGAGACCAATTGTTTCAACCAACACGATACTCCTTGTCGTCTTCTGCTTTATCTTCGGCCTGGCCGTTGGCCTGACAATGGCCTGGCAGGTATGGCCGGTGCAGTGGATTAATGCCAGTCCGGCATTCCTGCGGGACGACTTAAAGGCGCAGTATGCGCAAATGGTGGCCGACTCGCTTCAAGTTAATACCGACCTGGGGAAAGCTCAACTTCGGCTGAACGAGTTTGGCAGCCCCGACGCCGCCAAAGCCGCCATTCAATTGGCAACCAGCGCCGCCAGCGATGATGGTGAACGGTTGCGCCTGGCCCAGCTTCAGCCCCTTACGGCCTTTGTCCCCGTCCAACAGACTGGCGGCGGCATTTTAGGCGCCATCCTAAACGTGCTTCCTTTGTGCGGGGTGGTGGTCCTCTTCCTGGTTCTTGGCGGGGGCGGCGCGTTCTTCATGAGTTCCCGCGGCTCGCTCCCTGCTCCCAAAACCAGCCGCGCCACACCCGGCGGCTTCACCCCGGCCCCCGGTTCCACGGCGCAAATCGTCCAGCCCGAAATTGCTTACGCGCCGGGCGAAGAACCGATCTCGACCTTCAAGACTACTTACATGCTGGGCAACGATCTCTACGACGAGTCGTTCAGCGTGGACGATCAACAGGGCGACTTTTTGGGCGAGTGCGGCGTGGGCATCGGCGAAACGATCGGCGTGGGCGACCCCAAGAAGGTGACGGCCTTTGAGGTATGGCTGTTCGATAAGAACGACATTCGCACGGTGACGAAAGTGGTGATGAGTGATCACGCCTTCCGCGACGAAGCCTTGAAGAACAAGCTGGCCTCCAAGGGTGAGCCGGTGATGGCCCGGTCGGGCGAGGTGGTGAGAATGGAAACCGCCACCCTCAAAGTGGAAGCCCGCATCGTGGATTTGCAGTACGGCAGCGGCCCGCTTCCGCCCAACTCGTTCTTCCAACAGTTGACGCTTGAAATCTCCGCCTGGAAGAAGGCGGCCTAAAAACAAAAGCCCGGCGCACTGCCGGGCTTTTTGTTTAAGCATTCTCCAGACTTCCGAAACGCCAAAGAGCGGCGAGACTTCGGAAGTCTGGGTGGATAATGCCCGGTCACTCAATCTTCAAAATCTTGAACACCAGCTCGCCTCGCGGCGTGGCGGCGCGGACGGTGTCGCCCACCTGCCGCCCCAACAGCGCCCGCCCCACCGGCGACTCGTTGGAGATTTTTCCCTCGCGCGGGCTGGCTTCCCTGGCCCCCACCAGAATAAACACTTCGGGGTCTTCGCCCTCTTCCTGCACCGTCACCCGGTTGCCCACCTGCACCGTGTCGGTGGCGACCTGCTCCTGAATGATGATGGCCCGGCGCAGAGTCTCCTCAAGCTCAAGAATCTTGCCCTCAAGGAAGGCCTGATCCTCTTTGGCCGCGTGATAGTCGGCGTTTTCCGACAGGTCGCCCATTTGAATGGCGTCGCGCAGGCGCTTGGCCAGGGCTGTGCGTTCAACAGATTTCAGGCGCTCCAGTTCGGCCTTCACTTTGGCCGCGCCTTCGGGGGTTAAGTACGTTTCAGTCATGGCGCAAATTATAAAGGATGAAGGATGAATTATGAAGGATGAACGCCGCGAGTTCATCCTTCGGCTTTCATCCTTCAGCTTACGGCCTCTCGTGCGGGTCGAACAACTTGGCGTGCTCGTCGAGCGCGTAGCGATCCGTCATTCCGGCAATGTAGTCGCACACGGCGCGGTGCAGGCCCACTTCCTCCACGCGCTTGCGGGCGCCCGGCGGCAGTTGGGCCGGCTCGGCGGCGTAGGCGTTGAAAAGCTCCGAGATAAACTTTTCGGCTTTGGTTGCCATGCGCACCACCCGATAGTGCCGGTACATGTTGTTGTACAGCAACGACTTCAATTCGCGGTTTTTGACTTTGAAATCGTCCGACCCGCCGACGACATTGTGATCCAGCTTTTGCAGGTCGAGCGCCGATCCCGCCCCGCTGGCCTCGATCCGGGCCGAGGCCGCCTCCACCAGGTTGGATACTTCGAGGCCGATCAACCGGCGAATCAAACGGTGGCGGTTGAGATCGTCGAGCAGGCCGCCGCCCCAGCCCACGCTGGCTTTGGTCTGTTCCCACAGCGCACTGCCGTCCACAGTCGCCGTCGTGATCAGGCCGGAGCGCAAGCCGTCGTCGAGATCGTGAGCGGTGTAGGCCAGCTCGTCGGCGGCATTG from the Chloroflexota bacterium genome contains:
- a CDS encoding LysM peptidoglycan-binding domain-containing protein, whose amino-acid sequence is MRNKKQCSLFIVSLFIAQCFLAACTGSSQTSQPALPTFTPRGLATASATIEGAPFIPTFTPVPLGQMPGAVTTYRFEVTLDYVGHRAQVIESVEATNDTPDTWNEIVFQLPEALRSEAFILNSLTTDDGQTVANAIYQLTVNLLKVVLPGGAPPGAVAFVTINYGLAAPAISLNTRPPLGNIGYTSDVIQFINWYPVLVPYRAGAGWRAVGSGVADPVFTDVAAYELSVATAENVTVVSGGPQPHKPGFWKFSLKSARTIAFAASARYQSLSQTEGGVAVTSYFLPEHQQAGQDVLTAAAQSLGLFSDRFGAYPYSTLVIAENAYFGSAAASGLILHAGQGYADYNGQPDSLLIALVPQTTARLWWGQVVQGDSFAQPWLNEALPMYAELLFIETFYPDLTDWYWSSRVNYWQPEGLLDRSAADFTDTEDYLRNLLRRGALFLRDLRAAIGDDAFFSFLQDYYRNSAYRTVTTADFFNAMRRHTPNDLNPLLAQYFTSSQQMPTLAPTFTPAPSDTPPGPTPVVHTVEVGENLTLIAQRYGVTVEAIVRANNLRNADSIFVGQQLIIPAP
- a CDS encoding IS5/IS1182 family transposase, with the protein product RTHSWMNRFRRILIRWDKSAENYIAFLHFACALVAFRAAGLLG
- the pyk gene encoding pyruvate kinase — its product is MRKTKIIATLGPSSDTPDKIEALIHAGMNVARLNFSHGTHDYHAQLVANIREASAKLKKPVAILQDLQGPKIRIGTFANGNDSVVLKDGAEFTVTTRDVEGNEEIVSTTYRGLPWDLNPDDVILLDDGNIELRVKDTSDTDVVTEITHGGVLKQRKGINLPGILVNVPPLTEKDRGDLTFGLSQGVDYIAISFIQRAQDVMDVRRAIHKINPAKDNTPIIAKLEKPAALENLSAILDAADGVMVARGDMGVELSPQQVPSAQKRIIEAANMQGKIVITATQMLESMINSPRPTRAEASDVANAIFDGTDAVMLSAETASGQYPVESVKMMDTIANEAESQEKRWGHFQEMHTSTSVDAVAIARAARELARDRDVKAIAVFTRTGRSASILSKERPTVPVLAFTPEPETYPRLAMLWGVQPYLVPTATSVEEMILDVEQALIHETGLSAGQQVVLIAGLPIGHMGPANIVLLHTVGNPRV
- the dprA gene encoding DNA-protecting protein DprA, producing the protein MSDHRYWIGFNRVKGIGPAKVRALLDHFGNLASAWQANRFDLQEAGLDKRSIDSLEAARKGMDLDTLLADVEKAGFKLLCWDDDNYPRRLREVPNPPPLIYVHGAFADRDDWAVSVVGTRRATAYGKEVARELAGALAAAGVTVVSGLARGVDAAAHVAALEAGGRTIAVLGSGLDKIYPYEHTTLARQIADSGAVISDYPLGTPPESNNFPPRNRIISGLALGVIIVEAGDESGALITADFAAEQGREVFAVPGNIFNRTSRGPNRLIQAGAKIVLSAENVLEELNLKMVAHQAEARAQLPLLEGANDNERNLLSHLSAEPLHADELSALASLPIAAVSSALAMMELKGLVRQVGGMRYVVAREARAPYKVE
- a CDS encoding acyl-CoA dehydrogenase family protein codes for the protein MDFQLSEEQGQWRNIVREFADKELASRAREVDEQARFNREAAGKMGPLGLLGLNAPEEYGGAGVDAVSAAIAIEELGRGCGSTGLAIAAHNGLACGPLALFGTHEQKEKWLRPLATGRADTQGRPLLGSLALTEPGAGSDLAGGVKTKATPEGDSWIIDGAKMWTTNASIASIIITLCRTAPDKLSLIIVPTDTPGLHIGAAEKKMGLKGSPTHAVTYDEVRVPRENLLGVEGKGLAQTLKVLDGGRIGIGALAVGLAQAAFEAAVKYAKERQTFGVPIAQHQAIQWMIADAATEIEAARLMVYRAAWLKETGQSYTVAASMAKLFATEVCERVCFNAIQVHGGYGYSAEFPVERIYRDQRLMTIGEGTSEIQRLVIARNVLGI
- a CDS encoding GNAT family N-acetyltransferase, which codes for MFTRPALPDDQSSLSRLLRSTPFYHTHLDWQPPEAWLGARPFYFAMSGDKLAGAMSAAPDPPEVAWLRLAIVAEKTDEAAALDSLWQTTRNTLIEMKVAQVACMMVNDWLTPHLARWGFDHLVDVVVLARKRSMIRLPASWQPPLALSPGVHLRPALANDLPVIAKVDAAAFDPPWQYSPRVLEQALAHADYATVAEAGGKMIGYQISTGGRHGGHLARLAVQPESQGRGLGRALVSDLIRHFEKRGLSQITVNTQKNNVASLALYKAVGFELTEDYYPVWRLVLKGPG